GGGCGTGTTCTCGCTGTCGGTCGTCATCCTCGGCCCGCTCGTGTTCATCGTGGGCCCGGCGTTCGGCCTGACGCGGGGCGAGGCAATCCTCTGGTCGGGCCTGGCGGACCTCGGTGGCATCCTCGCCACCGCCATCGGCATCGGCTCGTGTCTCGCCATCCGTCGCCCGATCCGCTCCTGGATCGACGGCGACTTCACCCACGCCCGTGAAGCGCGCGACGCCGTCCTCGTCGCCGGCGAGAGCATGGCGATGCGGGGCGGCGTGCTCGGCGCGCCGTTCATGCTCATCGTGGTCGCGCCGCTGTTCGCCCACTACGCCGGCTTCGGAACGCTCGGGTACGCCACGGTCGAGGCGATGGGAATGATCGCGTTGAGCCTCGCCGCCTTTCTCATGGCGAACGGCCTGCGCGTGTTGCTGTTCCCGATGCTCGAAGAGGTGGCGCCCCACATCGAAATCGACGTGCGGCCGACGCGACGCACGTGGAGCCTCAAGACCATCTTCAGCGTGAGCACGTACTTGTCCGCCGTGGCGACGGGCGCCATCGCGGCGTGCGTGGCGCAATACTTCGACGACACGCGCGAGCACGCGGTGTTCGCCGGCGTCCTGGTAGCGGCGCTCCTCGGTGCTTACGGCACGGCCATCAACCGCATCAGCATGGTCGAGCCGACGATGCGCCCGCTCCAGGACCTCCGACGCGCCACCGAGCGGGTGAGCGAAGGCAACTTCGCCGAACCGATGGCGGTTGTCTCGACCGACGAGTTCGCCGAAGTGGCGCTGGCGTTCAACCAGATGATGGTGGGGCTTCAACAGCGCGAGTCGCTCCACGCCGCGTTCGGCTCGTACGTCGACCCGGCGCTGACGCGCCGGCTGCTCACCCAGGACTCCTCGGTATTCGCCGGCGAGGCCGTCGACGCCACCGTGTTCTTCGCCGACGTGCGCGGCTTCACGGCGTACTCCGAGACGGTCGAACCCGAGGAAGCCGTCGCCCAGCTCAACCGCCTATTCGACATCGTCGTGCCCAAGATCCGCGAAGCGGGGGGTCACCCGAACCGGTTCATCGGCGACGGCGTATTCGCCGTCTTCGGCACGCCCGAAGCGTTGCCCGATCACGCCAACCTGGCGTGCCTCGCCGCGGTCAACATTCAGAACGAAGTCCGCCGCCACTTCGGCGACACACTGCGCCTCGGCATCGGGATCAACACCGGCAAGGTGATCGCCGGCACCATCGGCGGCGGTGGCAAGCTCGACTTCACCGTCATCGGCGACGCCGTCAACATCGCGTCGCGCGTGGAGGAGCTCACCAAGTCGACGGGCGACGCCATCCTGGTCACCCAGCAGACGCTCGACCGTGCCTGGTCGGTCTCAGGTAGCGCCCTCGTGCGCGGCGCCCACATCCTGCGGGGCCGCGCCGCTCCGACGCACGTGTACGCCATCGAGACCTAGCCTCGGACCATGTCCGAAGAACCGCTCCTGTACGACGTCGCCGACCACGTCGCCACGATCACGCTCAACCGACCC
The window above is part of the Acidimicrobiales bacterium genome. Proteins encoded here:
- a CDS encoding adenylate/guanylate cyclase domain-containing protein, with translation MGSLETFSAWFWRQFRNRFWLAISVLGVFSLSVVILGPLVFIVGPAFGLTRGEAILWSGLADLGGILATAIGIGSCLAIRRPIRSWIDGDFTHAREARDAVLVAGESMAMRGGVLGAPFMLIVVAPLFAHYAGFGTLGYATVEAMGMIALSLAAFLMANGLRVLLFPMLEEVAPHIEIDVRPTRRTWSLKTIFSVSTYLSAVATGAIAACVAQYFDDTREHAVFAGVLVAALLGAYGTAINRISMVEPTMRPLQDLRRATERVSEGNFAEPMAVVSTDEFAEVALAFNQMMVGLQQRESLHAAFGSYVDPALTRRLLTQDSSVFAGEAVDATVFFADVRGFTAYSETVEPEEAVAQLNRLFDIVVPKIREAGGHPNRFIGDGVFAVFGTPEALPDHANLACLAAVNIQNEVRRHFGDTLRLGIGINTGKVIAGTIGGGGKLDFTVIGDAVNIASRVEELTKSTGDAILVTQQTLDRAWSVSGSALVRGAHILRGRAAPTHVYAIET